In Trichoderma breve strain T069 chromosome 4, whole genome shotgun sequence, the following proteins share a genomic window:
- a CDS encoding fungal specific transcription factor domain-containing protein, with translation MRLKRGVERASCDFCHRRKIKCDRPLRESQGHDSCSPCSLRGIQCLLDDSDDVRLRRRRRAVVRDEERVEQSPSLLVTAPADAGLEQSLPSYFPSNLDDGISSSLDQSPDFSFIDTPFELSPESILFLDQVFLGGFETPLEYLQPQTLTDIDIQSSLTTDVATQNNASESLRDASAFSISQKPWLDCGLDEATFYSALHAYFDFAAVHLPVLIEDAFWQDYRAGRCSLALVYAIACRGISFSNTLESWNEQQLLALKFREKFLEAQQNATSKSVMRLDDLEALAIMVNWTYDETQSSSLHSQLGRLFLTHEALVLATLQCQMQDCDEVGQSGPTVPLARSKERRKLLFWHVYGLDAFHSLDQKTMSRIPDGKNSEVSSKLPRIDSGSYLDAILSLAIVAREILQALVTVSTKRNGVKCTDLMSIYDRLSHWQKHDCPSHLRKKRDADGKLVPLAINESSKAKFLQPLHCSILWLLEINCYMQIEDCVSQYGVQTGAPLEGDMMALRVEFEALRAVHDGVEISRWMRQYSASATRGGITQSHSLIDLAPSIARDICAGLCYWTCERGKKVFRHGSSGLTNIRPRNRQQEAKGEKDQRKQDINDYREGAKEFRSAVATATSHRDTEYVLERLDKQIASFEEVVAQ, from the exons ATGCGGCTGAAGCGTGGAGTCGAGCGGGCGTCCTGCGACTTCTGCCATCGGCGCAAGATCAAGTGCGATCGGCCTTTACGAGAATCACAAGGCCATGATTCTTGCTCACCGTGTTCTTTGAGAGGGATTCAGTGCCTTCTTGACGATTCAGATGATGTTCGGCTTCGTagacgacgaagagctgTTGTTCGCGATGAGGAGCGCGTGGAGCAGAGCCCATCGCTGTTGGTTACAGCTCCTGCTGATGCA GGCCTGGAACAGTCGTTGCCCTCTTATTTCCCGTCAAATTTGGATGATGGTATCTCATCGTCATTGGATCAGTCGCCGGACTTTTCATTCATCGACACTCCATTTGAACTCAGCCCAGAAAGCATCTTATTCCTTGACCAAGTTTTCTTGGGTGGTTTTGAAACACCATTAGAATACCTTCAACCACAAACCTTGACGGATATCGATATCCAATCCTCCCTGACCACGGATGTTGCTACTCAGAACAATGCAAGTGAGTCGCTTAGGGACGCTTCAGCATTCAGTATTTCTCAAAAGCCCTGGCTCGATTGCGGTCTTGACGAGGCGACGTTTTATTCAGCATTACATGCTTATTTTGATTTCGCCGCCGTTCATCTTCCGGTTCTTATAGAAGACGCCTTCTGGCAAGACTACCGCGCTGGGAGGTGTAGCCTTGCCCTCGTTTATGCCATTGCCTGTCGAGGAATATCCTTCTCAAATACTTTAGAGAGCTGgaacgagcagcagcttctaGCCCTCAAATTCAGAGAAAAGTTCTTAGAAGCCCAGCAGAATGCAACCAGCAAGTCGGTCATGCGTCTTGACGACCTTGAAGCACTCGCCATCATGGTCAACTGGACATATGACGAAACACAAAGCTCATCTCTTCACTCGCAATTGGGAAGGCTTTTTCTGACGCACGAGGCTCTCGTCTTGGCCACCCTCCAATGTCAGATGCAAGATTGTGATGAAGTAGGGCAATCAGGCCCAACAGTACCGCTTGCGCGTTCGAAAGAGCGCCGCAAACTCCTGTTCTGGCACGTGTACGGCCTCGATGCTTTCCATAGCTTGGATCAGAAGACCATGTCACGAATTCCAGACGGTAAGAATAGCGAAGTCTCGTCAAAGTTGCCCCGAATTGACTCTGGGAGCTATCTTGATGCTATTCTTAGCTTAGCCATTGTTGCGAGAGAGATTTTGCAAGCTTTGGTGACGGTCAGCACGAAACGGAATGGCGTTAAATGTACTGACTTGATGAGTATTTACGACAGGCTCAGTCATTGGCAGAAACACGACTGTCCTTCTCATCTTCgtaaaaagagagatgcTGATGGCAAACTGGTACCATTGGCCATAAACGAGTCTAGCAAGGCTAAGTTTCTTCAGCCATTGCACTGTTCCATCCTTTGGCTTCTGGAAATCAACTGTTACATGCAGATTGAAGATTGCGTTTCGCAGTATGGCGTGCAAACTGGAGCTCCTTTGGAGGGGGATATGATGGCTCTCCGAGTGGAATTCGAGGCCCTTCGTGCGGTACATGACGGAGTGGAGATATCTCGATGGATGAGGCAATATTCAGCTTCAGCGACGCGTGGTGGCATCACCCAGAGTCATTCTCTAATCGATCTTGCACCATCAATTGCACGCGATATTTGTGCCGGTTTATGCTACTGGACATGTGAGCGTGGCAAGAAAGTGTTCCGTCATGGTTCCTCAGGTCTCACCAATATTCGCCCCAGAAATCGgcaacaagaagcaaaaggcgaaAAAGATCAAAGGAAGCAAGATATCAACGACTACAGAGAAGGTGCCAAGGAATTCCGCAGTGCtgtggcaacggcaacatcaCACAGAGATACAGAATATGTTCTGGAGCGGCTGGATAAGCAGATTGCCTCGTTTGAGGAAGTCGTGGCACAGTAG
- a CDS encoding CFEM domain-containing protein — translation MKSVVIAICTLVAVTAAQGSANLAACGQTCATNMLSADKAEELGCKQNDLRCLCANKNFLYGLRDCSAAICPAEDARKVVEYGITICAGAGVSIQTSGGSSGGASHTGSASASATGSATDGESTAATASASNSATGTAGSSTGGDQASGKVSTIFTTFTSDGETVTAGIPTTISSNLSNGGSISVSTFIATVTGSDGSAHLTTATATGSAILTTVTSGSSTIVKTLTTVHRSTESDTASVTESTTQAESSSDSSSEPTETETSSSSSASSTSTSTAAGAPQKTAGPVGIIAAAGLAILML, via the exons atgaagTCCGTCGTTATCGCCATTTGCACCCTGGTTGCGGTCACTGCCGCTCAAGGCTCTGCCAACCTTGCAGCCTGCGGC CAAACCTGCGCCACCAACATGTTGAGCGCcgacaaggctgaggagctCGGTTGCAAACAGAATGACTTGAGATGTCTCTGTGCCAACAAGAACTTCCTTTACGGCCTCCGAGACTGCTCTGCGGCTATTTGCCCGGCTGAGGATGCCAGAAAGGTTGTTGAATATGGTATCACTATCTGTGCTG GAGCTGGTGTTTCGATCCAAACATCTGGAGGTAGCAGCGGTGGTGCTAGCCACACTGGAAGTGCTTCTGCAAGTGCCACTGGCAGTGCTACTGACGGCGAGTCGACGGCTGCcactgcttctgcttctaaCTCTGCCACT GGAACTGCGGGAAGCAGCACAGGTGGTGACCAAGCGTCCGGCAAAGTgtccaccatcttcaccactTTCACCTCGGACGGCGAAACCGTTACTGCTGGCATTCCCACTACAATCTCCAGCAATCTTAGCAATGGAGGAAGTATCAGCGTTTCTACTTTCATCGCGACTGTTACCGGATCCGATGGCAGCGCTCACCTGACGACTG CTACTGCCACTGGTAGTGCCATCCTTACGACTGTGACTTCTGGTAGTTCTACCATCGTCAAGACTCTGACCACGGTTCACCGAAGCACCGAGTCCGACACCGCTTCTGTCACTGAATCTACTACACAGGCTGAATCCAGCTCCGATTCCAGCAGCGAACCCACCGAGACTGAGACGAGCAGCAGTTCAAGTGCTTCCAGCACATCCACCAGCACAGCTGCCGGT GCTCCTCAGAAGACTGCTGGCCCTGTCGGCATcattgccgccgctggcctcgccatcctcatGCTCTAA
- a CDS encoding pirin domain-containing protein codes for MKLFQIILAILIGLSSTVLYQYRESISDFATLAIASLSSHYSDFISKTALNKTAAATFEAAKKDSKFPNLGYPEQHLIVTEMSAQRAIAKVVRAIEQAEGAGARVRRSIGTRSQRNFSPFLMLDHFSTTAGFPDHPHRGQETITYLLDGVVDHEDFAGNAGTLYSGDLQFMTAGRGIIHAEMPRKHDDGRPNVGLQLWVDLPKELKYCEPRYRDLRAAEIPSVTVDDGRATIKVISGQSHGVDSVKELAYTPVWLLDFLLRPGAKVTQALPKGWNAFAYILDGNVVVGEGAQAKKAEQYDNVFFEQEGDVIHLSTEASATKEARVFVIAGTPLDQPVVQYGPFVLNSEEEVMKTFSDFQSHENGFERAKNWRSKIGDRVY; via the exons ATGAAGCTCTTTCAGATCATCCTTGCAATTCTCATTGGATTGTCATCTACAGTCTTATACCAGTACCGCGAAAGCATATCCGATTTTGCGACACTTGCGATAGCTTCTCTTTCGAGCCACTACAGCGACTTCATTAGCAAAACAGCCTTGAAcaagacagcagcagcaacttttgaagcagcaaagaaagacagcaAATTTCCAAACTTGGGTTACCCCGAACAACACCTCATAGTCACCGAAATGTCTGCCCAACGAGCCATCGCAAAGGTCGTTCGTGCCATCGAACAGGCTGAGGGCGCCGGAGCGCGAGTTAGGCGGTCAATTGGCACGCGATCGCAGCGCAATTTCAGCCCCTTCCTCATGCTCGATCACTTTTCCACAACTGCCGGTTTCCCTGACCA CCCTCACCGTGGTCAAGAGACAATCACATATCTCCTCGACGGAGTCGTCGACCACGAGGACTTCGCAGGTAACGCCGGCACCCTCTACTCCGGCGACCTCCAGTTCATGACCGCCGGCCGCGGCATCATCCACGCCGAGATGCCCCGCAAGCACGACGACGGCAGGCCCAACGTCGGCCTCCAGCTCTGGGTCGACCTccccaaggagctcaagTACTGCGAGCCCCGCTACCGCGATCTCCGCGCCGCCGAGATCCCCTCCGTCACCGTCGACGACGGCCGCGCCACCATAAAGGTCATCTCCGGCCAGAGCCACGGCGTTGACTCCGTCAAGGAGCTCGCCTACACCCCCGTCTGGCTGCTCGACTTCCTCCTACGGCCCGGCGCCAAAGTCACCCAGGCCCTCCCCAAGGGGTGGAACGCCTTCGCCTACATTCTCGACGGCAATGTAGTCGTGGGCGAGGGAGCACAGGCAAAAAAGGCCGAGCAGTACGATAACGTCTTCTTCGAGCAGGAAGGCGATGTTATTCACCTGTCAACTGAAGCAAGCGCCACAAAGGAGGCCCGAGTCT TCGTCATCGCTGGTACTCCTCTCGACCAACCGGTCGTGCAATATGGCCCCTTTGTTCTCAACTCCGAGGAAGAGGTCATGAAGACCTTTTCTGACTTCCAGAGCCACGAAAATGGTTTCGAGCGCGCCAAGAACTGGAGGAGCAAGATTGGTGACCGCGTGTATTGA